In Anaerolineales bacterium, a genomic segment contains:
- a CDS encoding cyclic nucleotide-binding domain-containing protein, with product MSIGTLLKRADIFYEMTPTQIELIAGVCEERRYSQGEVIFKEQTPGKELYVIVDGEVEIDIDPALVGKAGMGEPYKVATLRRGQSFGEISLVDEGVRSAGARAAAHDTRLIVVPRDKLMLLCETYPQLGYRLMRNLAIDLAMKIRNTDLRIREQLYWNRLETGKGEAS from the coding sequence ATGTCGATTGGGACACTCCTAAAACGCGCTGATATTTTCTACGAAATGACTCCCACCCAGATCGAATTGATCGCCGGGGTTTGCGAGGAGCGGAGATATTCTCAGGGGGAGGTCATCTTCAAAGAGCAAACCCCCGGCAAAGAACTTTACGTGATCGTTGATGGTGAGGTTGAGATTGACATTGATCCGGCACTCGTTGGCAAGGCGGGTATGGGCGAGCCATACAAGGTGGCCACCTTGCGGCGGGGGCAATCTTTTGGGGAAATCTCCCTTGTCGATGAAGGGGTGCGTTCTGCTGGCGCACGTGCCGCCGCCCACGATACGCGCCTGATCGTTGTCCCCCGCGATAAGTTGATGCTGCTGTGCGAAACCTACCCGCAGCTGGGCTACCGCCTGATGCGCAACCTTGCCATTGATCTGGCGATGAAAATCCGCAATACCGATCTGCGCATCCGCGAACAACTTTATTGGAATCGCTTGGAGACCGGGAAAGGGGAAGCCTCATGA